In a genomic window of Plectropomus leopardus isolate mb chromosome 6, YSFRI_Pleo_2.0, whole genome shotgun sequence:
- the si:dkey-190g11.3 gene encoding adenine nucleotide translocase lysine N-methyltransferase isoform X1, whose amino-acid sequence MEDSIEVILQDYGKVRPTNKPHPVLSACLGTLLTGLYGLWSLFALPGFRKIPFNLKVPYLPSSKVQTLNIMQLLEGRSGRLADLGSGDGRLVFAASSAGFQCTGFEINSILVAYARSKARWNGVPSSQATFVKKDFWKTDLSTYNNVTAFLAPGVMAALGEKLLKELPEDACVITSRFPFPNWPQQSCVGSGLDQTFGYDISTVSDCDLAQNKIVFLLCHSALNPPDNSLFSLTRSEQKCDI is encoded by the exons ATGGAGGACTCCATTGAGGTGATTCTGCAAGACTATGGCAAGGTCCGTCCTACCAACAAGCCCCATCCCGTCCTGTCAGCCTGCTTAGGCACTCTGCTCACAGGCCTGTATGGACTATGGAGCCTGTTTGCTCTGCCGGGATTTCGCAAAATCCCATTCAACCTCAAG GTTCCTTACTTGCCCTCTAGCAAAGTTCAGACACTGAACATTATGCAGCTGCTTGAGGGAAGATCGGGTCGCTTAGCAGATCTGGGATCAGGAGATGGGAGACTG GTGTTTGCAGCCTCTTCTGCTGGCTTCCAGTGCACAGGGTTTGAGATTAACTCCATTTTGGTGGCCTATGCCCGGAGCAAGGCCCGCTGGAATGGAGTGCCCTCCAGCCAGGCAACCTTTGTTAAAAAAGATTTCTGGAAG ACTGATTTATCTACCTACAACAATGTGACAGCTTTCCTTGCTCCAGGAGTG ATGGCAGCCTTGGGCGAGAAACTATTGAAAGAGCTTCCTGAGGATGCATGTGTCATCACTAGTCGTTTTCCTTTCCCCAACTGGCCACAACAATCATGTGTCGGCTCCGGTCTCGATCAGACTTTTGGATATGACATCAGCAC AGTCTCAGACTGTGACttagcacaaaacaaaatagttttCTTGCTCTGTCACTCAGCACTAAACCCTCCAGACaactctctgttttctttgacCAGAAGTGAACagaaatgtgatatttaa
- the si:dkey-190g11.3 gene encoding adenine nucleotide translocase lysine N-methyltransferase isoform X2, with product MEDSIEVILQDYGKVRPTNKPHPVLSACLGTLLTGLYGLWSLFALPGFRKIPFNLKVPYLPSSKVQTLNIMQLLEGRSGRLADLGSGDGRLVFAASSAGFQCTGFEINSILVAYARSKARWNGVPSSQATFVKKDFWKTDLSTYNNVTAFLAPGVMAALGEKLLKELPEDACVITSRFPFPNWPQQSCVGSGLDQTFGYDISTVRAHLRKELRAFVC from the exons ATGGAGGACTCCATTGAGGTGATTCTGCAAGACTATGGCAAGGTCCGTCCTACCAACAAGCCCCATCCCGTCCTGTCAGCCTGCTTAGGCACTCTGCTCACAGGCCTGTATGGACTATGGAGCCTGTTTGCTCTGCCGGGATTTCGCAAAATCCCATTCAACCTCAAG GTTCCTTACTTGCCCTCTAGCAAAGTTCAGACACTGAACATTATGCAGCTGCTTGAGGGAAGATCGGGTCGCTTAGCAGATCTGGGATCAGGAGATGGGAGACTG GTGTTTGCAGCCTCTTCTGCTGGCTTCCAGTGCACAGGGTTTGAGATTAACTCCATTTTGGTGGCCTATGCCCGGAGCAAGGCCCGCTGGAATGGAGTGCCCTCCAGCCAGGCAACCTTTGTTAAAAAAGATTTCTGGAAG ACTGATTTATCTACCTACAACAATGTGACAGCTTTCCTTGCTCCAGGAGTG ATGGCAGCCTTGGGCGAGAAACTATTGAAAGAGCTTCCTGAGGATGCATGTGTCATCACTAGTCGTTTTCCTTTCCCCAACTGGCCACAACAATCATGTGTCGGCTCCGGTCTCGATCAGACTTTTGGATATGACATCAGCACTGTACGTGCACACCTGAGAAAAGAACTGAGAGCATTTGTGTGTTAA
- the rab3c gene encoding ras-related protein Rab-3C isoform X1, producing MDLYGKMAATQDVKGKGEGGDQNFDYMFKLLIIGNSSVGKTSFLFRYADDAFTSAFVSTVGIDFKVKTVYKNDKRIKLQIWDTAGQERYRTITTAYYRGAMGFILMYDITNEESFGAVQDWSTQIKTYSWDNAQVVLAGNKCDMEEERVVSVDSGRLLAEQLGFEFFETSAKDNINVKQTFERLVDLICDKMSESLDTDPAVTTGAPTAKLTDSAPPLQQPGCNC from the exons ATGGACTTGTACGGAAAG aTGGCTGCCACTCAGGATGTGAAAGggaagggagagggaggggatcAAAACTTTGACTACATGTTCAAGCTGCTGATCATCGGCAACAGCAGCGTGGGCAAAACGTCCTTCTTGTTCCGCTACGCCGATGACGCCTTCACTTCGGCCTTCGTCAGCACAGTGGGCATCGACTTCAAAGTAAAGACTGTGTACAAGAATGACAAGAGGATCAAACTGCAGATCTGg GACACAGCAGGCCAGGAGCGCTACAGGACCATCACCACTGCATACTACCGCGGGGCCATGGGCTTCATCCTAATGTACGACATCACCAACGAGGAGTCCTTCGGCGCTGTGCAGGACTG GTCAACCCAGATAAAAACCTACTCATGGGATAATGCACAGGTGGTTTTGGCTGGAAATAAGTGTGATATGGAAGAGGAGCGAGTGGTCTCCGTGGACAGCGGTAGACTGCTGGCAGAACAGCTGG GTTTTGAATTCTTTGAGACCAGCGCCAAAGACAACATCAACGTGAAGCAGACCTTTGAACGCCTTGTCGACCTAATTTGTGACAAGATGTCCGAGAGCTTGGACACTGATCCAGCGGTCACCACGGGAGCTCCCACTGCCAAACTCACAGACAGCGCTCCGCCCCTCCAGCAGCCCGGATGCAACTGTTAG
- the rab3c gene encoding ras-related protein Rab-3C isoform X2, which yields MAATQDVKGKGEGGDQNFDYMFKLLIIGNSSVGKTSFLFRYADDAFTSAFVSTVGIDFKVKTVYKNDKRIKLQIWDTAGQERYRTITTAYYRGAMGFILMYDITNEESFGAVQDWSTQIKTYSWDNAQVVLAGNKCDMEEERVVSVDSGRLLAEQLGFEFFETSAKDNINVKQTFERLVDLICDKMSESLDTDPAVTTGAPTAKLTDSAPPLQQPGCNC from the exons aTGGCTGCCACTCAGGATGTGAAAGggaagggagagggaggggatcAAAACTTTGACTACATGTTCAAGCTGCTGATCATCGGCAACAGCAGCGTGGGCAAAACGTCCTTCTTGTTCCGCTACGCCGATGACGCCTTCACTTCGGCCTTCGTCAGCACAGTGGGCATCGACTTCAAAGTAAAGACTGTGTACAAGAATGACAAGAGGATCAAACTGCAGATCTGg GACACAGCAGGCCAGGAGCGCTACAGGACCATCACCACTGCATACTACCGCGGGGCCATGGGCTTCATCCTAATGTACGACATCACCAACGAGGAGTCCTTCGGCGCTGTGCAGGACTG GTCAACCCAGATAAAAACCTACTCATGGGATAATGCACAGGTGGTTTTGGCTGGAAATAAGTGTGATATGGAAGAGGAGCGAGTGGTCTCCGTGGACAGCGGTAGACTGCTGGCAGAACAGCTGG GTTTTGAATTCTTTGAGACCAGCGCCAAAGACAACATCAACGTGAAGCAGACCTTTGAACGCCTTGTCGACCTAATTTGTGACAAGATGTCCGAGAGCTTGGACACTGATCCAGCGGTCACCACGGGAGCTCCCACTGCCAAACTCACAGACAGCGCTCCGCCCCTCCAGCAGCCCGGATGCAACTGTTAG